A single window of Leptolyngbya ohadii IS1 DNA harbors:
- the dcd gene encoding dCTP deaminase, with translation MQEQEPMLKNDRWILEQAQNGMIEPFEPHLIRSVSVDGNGLTRKVLSYGLSSYGYDIRLSPAEFLVFRHIPGTVVNPKQFNPGNLESVPLQSDSDGDYFVIPAHSYGLGVALEHLNIPPNITVICIGKSSYARVGLIANLTPVEASWRGYLTLEFSNSSSADCRIYANEGVVQLLFLEGEPCGTTYADRSGKYQDQPQRVTLAKV, from the coding sequence GTGCAGGAGCAAGAACCGATGCTGAAAAACGATCGCTGGATTCTGGAACAGGCGCAAAACGGGATGATCGAACCCTTTGAGCCGCATTTGATTCGCTCGGTTTCGGTGGATGGGAACGGCTTGACGCGCAAGGTGTTGAGCTACGGCTTATCGTCCTATGGGTATGACATCCGCCTCTCTCCCGCAGAATTTCTGGTGTTCCGCCATATTCCGGGAACGGTGGTGAATCCGAAGCAGTTTAATCCCGGCAATCTGGAATCGGTGCCGCTTCAGTCGGACAGCGACGGCGACTATTTTGTGATTCCGGCGCATTCCTACGGCTTGGGGGTTGCCCTGGAGCATCTGAATATTCCGCCTAATATTACGGTGATCTGCATCGGGAAAAGCTCCTATGCGCGGGTTGGTCTGATTGCAAACCTGACTCCGGTAGAGGCTTCCTGGCGCGGCTACCTGACTCTGGAATTTAGCAACTCCTCCAGCGCCGATTGTCGGATTTACGCTAACGAGGGTGTGGTGCAGCTTCTCTTCCTGGAAGGTGAACCCTGCGGAACCACCTATGCCGATCGCTCCGGGAAATATCAGGATCAGCCGCAGCGGGTAACGTTAGCAAAAGTCTAG
- a CDS encoding class I SAM-dependent methyltransferase: MDSLPPLYTKDPTNRFSNRAADYAKYRPTYPSEAIDLLLEGFTHPISKHPVTVADIGAGTGISARLLAERGATVIAIEPNEAMRSAAEPHANVTFQEGTAEQTGLPTQSVDLVLCAQSFHWFDKEAALTEFHRILKPGGRVALMWNDRNPADPFTEEYSEILRRAADREIFDRGDRKSPERLAASEGFGDFQTHSFTHTYPLDRDALIGLVLSSSYMPKEGAAYEQLLADLQNLFDRWAVNDQVTLSYRTMVYVARSVDLRDDG, encoded by the coding sequence ATGGACTCGCTGCCTCCCCTCTATACCAAAGATCCGACGAATCGGTTTTCTAATCGGGCTGCGGACTATGCCAAATATCGACCTACTTACCCTTCGGAAGCGATCGACCTGCTGCTGGAAGGCTTTACGCATCCGATCTCTAAGCATCCCGTAACAGTCGCAGACATAGGGGCAGGCACGGGCATTTCGGCAAGGCTGCTGGCAGAACGGGGAGCCACAGTAATCGCGATCGAACCGAACGAGGCAATGCGATCGGCGGCAGAACCTCACGCGAATGTGACGTTTCAGGAGGGGACGGCAGAACAGACAGGGCTTCCGACGCAATCGGTTGATCTGGTGCTGTGTGCCCAGTCGTTTCACTGGTTTGACAAAGAAGCTGCCCTGACGGAGTTTCACCGGATTCTGAAGCCTGGGGGACGGGTTGCCCTGATGTGGAACGATCGCAATCCAGCAGATCCTTTCACTGAAGAATACAGCGAAATTTTGCGCCGTGCTGCCGATCGCGAGATTTTTGACCGGGGCGATCGCAAGTCTCCCGAACGGCTTGCCGCTAGCGAAGGATTTGGGGATTTTCAGACCCACAGCTTTACCCATACCTATCCGCTCGATCGAGATGCGCTGATTGGGCTGGTGCTGAGTTCGTCCTACATGCCCAAGGAAGGCGCGGCGTATGAGCAGCTTTTAGCAGACTTGCAGAATTTGTTCGATCGCTGGGCGGTTAACGATCAGGTGACGCTTTCCTACCGGACGATGGTTTACGTGGCGCGGTCGGTGGACCTGCGGGACGACGGGTAA
- the trxA gene encoding thioredoxin translates to MATQQQFGSFQEMISGSDLPVLVDFYATWCGPCQMMASILEQVNRQMGDRLKIVKIDTDKYPTVASQHGVQALPTLVLFKQGQEIDRIEGVLPSERLIQRLQQKV, encoded by the coding sequence ATGGCGACTCAACAGCAGTTTGGCAGCTTCCAAGAAATGATTTCCGGCTCCGATTTGCCCGTGTTGGTGGACTTTTATGCGACGTGGTGCGGTCCCTGTCAAATGATGGCAAGCATTCTGGAACAGGTGAATCGTCAGATGGGCGATCGTTTAAAGATTGTGAAGATCGATACGGATAAATACCCGACGGTAGCTTCCCAGCATGGAGTTCAGGCATTACCGACGCTGGTGCTGTTTAAGCAGGGGCAGGAGATCGATCGAATTGAGGGTGTGTTGCCTTCGGAGCGGCTGATTCAGCGATTGCAGCAGAAGGTTTAG
- a CDS encoding alpha/beta fold hydrolase, protein MQDSVKVPAHATLLQPPRIGLQRDWVWRGWQVRYSYIRSPHPEAHDVPPILLLHGFGASLTQWQENLLPLSEFRTVYALDLVGFGASEKATAAYNVGFWVDQVYEFWRTFINRPIALVGHSLGALVALTAAAAYPELAEHLILITLPASRQEVLPKWLQPTVSRIEGWFSSPLIISPLFSLIARPTVIRSILKLAYVNHSRITEELIESFLIAGRDRGAARAFSRLSQARTRYDFCLDTRDLLDRVKIPILALWGEGDRVIPLTWGRQLPELHPNLHLVEIPDAGHCPYDEASDRVNAEILQWLMANP, encoded by the coding sequence ATGCAGGATTCTGTGAAAGTGCCAGCCCATGCAACCTTACTTCAGCCGCCGCGCATTGGGCTACAGCGGGATTGGGTTTGGCGCGGGTGGCAGGTGCGCTACAGCTATATTCGATCGCCCCATCCGGAAGCTCATGACGTACCGCCAATTCTGCTGCTGCACGGCTTTGGCGCATCACTGACCCAATGGCAGGAAAATCTGCTGCCGCTAAGCGAATTTCGCACGGTGTACGCTCTGGATCTGGTGGGCTTTGGTGCATCGGAAAAAGCGACTGCTGCCTATAACGTCGGGTTCTGGGTCGATCAGGTGTACGAATTCTGGCGGACGTTTATTAATCGACCGATCGCCCTCGTTGGGCATTCCCTGGGTGCCCTGGTTGCCCTGACCGCTGCTGCGGCTTATCCAGAACTGGCAGAACACTTGATTTTAATTACCCTGCCCGCCTCCCGTCAGGAAGTCCTCCCAAAATGGCTTCAGCCGACCGTCAGCCGGATTGAGGGCTGGTTCTCTTCGCCGTTGATCATCAGCCCCCTGTTTAGCCTGATTGCCCGTCCTACTGTGATTCGATCGATCCTGAAGCTGGCGTATGTCAACCACAGCCGCATCACCGAAGAGCTGATTGAGAGCTTTCTGATTGCCGGACGCGATCGGGGCGCTGCCAGAGCCTTTTCTCGCCTGTCCCAAGCCCGCACCCGCTACGACTTTTGCCTGGATACCCGCGATCTGCTCGATCGGGTAAAGATTCCTATTTTGGCGCTGTGGGGCGAAGGCGATCGGGTGATTCCCCTCACCTGGGGCAGACAGCTCCCGGAACTGCATCCCAATCTGCACCTCGTCGAAATTCCCGATGCCGGACACTGCCCCTACGACGAAGCCAGCGATCGGGTGAATGCGGAAATTCTGCAATGGCTGATGGCTAATCCTTGA
- a CDS encoding S-layer homology domain-containing protein codes for MSAKHAIVLTGLMSCLLSLGACSNSPWAQSLERSIAADPRLQSSPSASPSSGETQAQLPANFPAEIPRYPQAELVQVTPSTGLNSATQPGETQSSDTQAGGTQSGETQSSGTQTQWATTNPAEQVQQFYQTELNRNGWQLTQPATPGQPLTATREGLQVTVTVPPTIDPSRTLFSIAYQFTDTAQALPSPTAGTSSGSSSGDVPQPGDPNFVGPVLPGNSVAQQPGNSANPTTSPVATAFTDLDQAPAQLRSYIVDLEQLNALPLQGSNAAKSGANEFKPNQAMTRREYARWLVTANNLLYANQAARQIRLAASTEQPVFQDVKPTDPDFGAIQALANAGLIPSPLSGSTTTVTFRPDAPLTREDLILWKVPIDTRQALPNASIDAVQQTWGFQDAARIDPQSLKAVLADFQNGDQSNIRRAFGYTTLFQPKKSVSRAEAAAVLWQFGTSTDSITAKDALQGGTKPAPVGP; via the coding sequence GTGTCTGCTAAACATGCGATCGTTCTAACCGGATTGATGTCCTGTTTGCTTTCCCTGGGGGCTTGCTCAAATAGTCCCTGGGCACAGTCGTTGGAGCGTTCGATCGCCGCTGATCCGAGGCTCCAGTCCAGTCCGTCGGCATCTCCCTCATCGGGCGAAACGCAGGCACAGCTTCCGGCAAATTTCCCGGCGGAGATTCCCCGCTATCCTCAGGCGGAACTGGTGCAGGTCACTCCCAGTACGGGGCTAAACAGTGCAACTCAACCCGGTGAAACCCAGAGCAGTGACACTCAGGCGGGTGGCACTCAGAGCGGTGAAACCCAGAGCAGCGGAACTCAGACCCAGTGGGCAACGACAAATCCGGCTGAGCAGGTGCAGCAGTTTTACCAGACCGAACTGAACCGCAACGGCTGGCAGCTCACCCAACCCGCTACCCCCGGACAGCCTCTCACCGCCACCAGAGAAGGGCTACAGGTGACTGTCACCGTTCCTCCGACGATCGATCCCTCCCGGACGCTTTTCTCGATCGCCTATCAATTCACGGATACGGCGCAGGCGCTTCCCAGTCCAACAGCAGGGACTTCGTCCGGCTCCTCATCCGGTGACGTACCCCAACCCGGTGATCCGAACTTCGTTGGTCCTGTTTTGCCTGGAAATTCTGTTGCACAACAGCCTGGCAATTCTGCAAATCCCACCACTTCTCCTGTTGCTACTGCCTTTACCGACCTGGATCAGGCTCCTGCACAGCTGCGATCGTACATTGTGGATCTGGAGCAGTTAAACGCCCTGCCGCTTCAGGGCAGCAATGCCGCGAAATCCGGCGCAAACGAATTTAAGCCTAACCAGGCGATGACCCGCCGCGAGTATGCCAGATGGCTGGTGACGGCAAATAACCTGCTCTATGCCAATCAAGCTGCCCGTCAGATTCGCCTTGCTGCCTCCACCGAACAGCCTGTTTTTCAGGACGTAAAGCCCACCGACCCGGACTTTGGCGCAATTCAGGCTCTAGCCAACGCAGGTTTGATTCCCAGCCCCCTTTCTGGCAGCACCACCACCGTCACCTTCCGTCCCGATGCCCCCCTGACGCGGGAAGATCTGATTCTCTGGAAAGTCCCGATCGACACTCGCCAAGCGTTACCGAATGCCTCGATCGATGCCGTCCAGCAGACCTGGGGCTTTCAGGATGCCGCCCGGATTGATCCGCAGTCCCTTAAGGCAGTGCTGGCGGATTTCCAAAACGGCGACCAGTCCAATATTCGCCGCGCCTTTGGCTATACAACTTTATTTCAGCCCAAAAAGTCTGTGAGTCGAGCGGAAGCGGCTGCGGTGCTGTGGCAGTTTGGCACTTCCACGGATAGCATAACGGCAAAGGATGCCCTGCAAGGGGGAACAAAGCCTGCCCCGGTAGGACCATAA
- the fabG gene encoding 3-oxoacyl-[acyl-carrier-protein] reductase has product MTASAPSQPLLDRVAIVTGASRGIGRATALALASAGAKVVVNYASSSGAADAVVAEIQSMGSEAIAIKADVSQDDQVTALFDQTMAKWGQVDVLVNNAGITRDGLLLRMKLDDWQAVINLNLTGVFLCTKAASKIMLKQRSGRIVNVTSVVGEMGNAGQANYSAAKAGVIGFTKSMAKELASRGITVNAVAPGFIATDMTAEIQSDELLKLIPLSRYGQAEEVAGLIRFLAADPAAAYITGQVINVDGGMVMA; this is encoded by the coding sequence ATGACTGCATCAGCCCCTTCCCAACCCCTGCTCGATCGCGTTGCGATTGTTACTGGAGCCTCTCGCGGTATCGGACGGGCAACGGCTTTGGCTCTGGCAAGTGCGGGCGCAAAGGTCGTGGTCAACTATGCCAGTTCCAGCGGCGCAGCGGATGCGGTCGTGGCGGAAATTCAAAGTATGGGTAGTGAGGCGATCGCCATCAAAGCAGACGTGTCCCAGGACGATCAGGTAACGGCTCTCTTCGATCAGACGATGGCGAAGTGGGGTCAGGTGGATGTGCTGGTCAACAATGCGGGCATTACACGCGATGGCTTGCTGCTGCGGATGAAGCTGGACGACTGGCAAGCTGTGATTAACCTCAACCTGACGGGCGTGTTTCTCTGCACCAAAGCCGCCAGCAAAATTATGCTGAAGCAGCGATCGGGTCGGATTGTGAACGTGACTTCCGTGGTGGGCGAAATGGGCAATGCGGGGCAGGCAAACTACAGTGCCGCGAAAGCCGGGGTGATTGGCTTCACGAAATCAATGGCAAAGGAGCTTGCCAGCCGGGGCATTACGGTCAATGCGGTCGCGCCGGGATTTATTGCCACCGACATGACCGCAGAGATTCAAAGCGATGAACTGCTGAAGCTGATTCCGCTGAGCCGCTATGGACAGGCTGAGGAAGTTGCCGGGTTGATTCGCTTCCTGGCTGCCGATCCCGCTGCCGCATACATTACCGGACAGGTAATTAACGTAGACGGCGGCATGGTGATGGCGTAA
- a CDS encoding GbsR/MarR family transcriptional regulator — protein sequence MVSLELSNVNNDLSEPLSSDPPFEKIRFIEEVGLMFEMVGLPRMSGRIFGWLLICEPPQQSHSELADVLKASKGSISTMTRMLIQIGFIERISLPGDRRDYFRIKPHAWTQLTKQRMAQITAFKELAQRGITLMGNTSPQMKERLTEMRDIHAFWERELPLLDQRWDEEQAKSNQSDD from the coding sequence ATGGTATCCTTAGAGTTAAGTAACGTTAACAACGATCTCTCTGAACCCTTGAGCAGCGATCCGCCGTTTGAAAAAATTCGATTTATCGAGGAAGTTGGCTTGATGTTTGAAATGGTCGGCTTACCTCGAATGTCAGGGCGCATCTTTGGTTGGCTCCTAATCTGCGAACCGCCGCAGCAGTCCCACAGCGAGCTTGCCGACGTTCTGAAAGCCAGTAAGGGGTCAATCAGTACGATGACCCGTATGTTGATTCAGATTGGCTTCATTGAGCGGATTAGTCTACCGGGCGATCGGCGCGACTATTTCCGAATCAAGCCCCATGCCTGGACACAGCTCACCAAGCAGCGCATGGCTCAAATTACAGCGTTTAAGGAGCTGGCACAGCGCGGCATCACTCTCATGGGGAATACTTCCCCTCAGATGAAGGAACGCCTAACCGAGATGCGCGATATTCATGCTTTCTGGGAACGAGAGCTGCCCTTACTCGACCAACGGTGGGATGAGGAACAGGCAAAGTCCAATCAATCGGACGATTAA
- a CDS encoding PAS domain-containing sensor histidine kinase, whose protein sequence is MSDENLQQGSDPFPVNRNFSTRESSPGGNPTEVDLDRSAAAIAELQQLKQELQFREQQLHLALESAGMTAFTWDLRSDRVEQLVNPRSSEAADQPICTLLDKLQYIHPADRDRYEAALTEALYQTGQLEVEHRQILADGSIVWLMDKARVIYNAADEPVQLIGVATDITERKQVEQTLQNREDKLKSFIDANVIGILFGDLQGRILDANDELLKIVGYTREDLRSGKLQWDKITPPEYSSLDALYIAEATEKGACTPYEKEYIRKDGTRVPVLVGYSLVGEARQESVAFILDLTARKQTEESLKTTLQRLTLHIQNTPLAVIEWNRKMQIERWSQEAERIFGWRSEEVLGKAWADLGGFVHPEDAPQVYAAVQELVNGQRSRNTNCNRNYRKDGSVIYCEWYDSAIVDESGNLESLLSLVLDISERKRIEDERMKVEAERQEAEAELREKQRFIQQIADTTPEIIYVHDLLLRSNVYINRQVWTLLGYTPEEIQAMGANVLPNLIHPEDLRELENHLAKLAALQEDEVVDWEYRMQHANGEWRWFLGRETLFRRTPDGKAQQVLGIIRDVTDRKLAEVALQQSEFHYRYLAESIPQLVWTANPLGGLIDVNQRWLDYTGLTLDQTQGDGWTTAVHPDDLPDLLQQWTIACEQATLYRAECRMRRQDGLYRWHLVQAVPLKNEQNQIIKWFGTSTDIEDQKQIEQQRTRLLDMERIARSKAEEANRIKDEFLRVLSHELRTPLNPILGWSKLLKSGRLSAEQAQRAIVTIERNAKIQLQLVNDLIDMSEILRGKLDLTLQPIDLIPVIQQAIDRVKFAADAKSIRLQFHPTPAVCHTLGDAARLQQAIWNLLNNAVKFTPEGGRVEVKLESMSAPASPTAHSPLPTPHSPIHSSTHPPLYAHITITDTGKGIHPDFLPHLFEYFRQQDGSTTRQFGGLGMGLAIVRHIVEMHGGTVLVSSPGEHQGATFTVRLPLP, encoded by the coding sequence ATGAGCGATGAGAATTTACAGCAGGGTTCCGATCCTTTCCCGGTTAATCGGAATTTTTCGACCAGGGAATCATCTCCTGGCGGCAATCCCACCGAGGTAGACCTCGATCGCAGCGCAGCGGCAATTGCAGAACTGCAACAGCTTAAGCAGGAGCTACAGTTTCGAGAACAGCAGCTTCATCTTGCCCTGGAATCGGCGGGTATGACTGCCTTTACCTGGGATCTCCGCAGCGATCGGGTTGAGCAACTGGTCAATCCCCGTTCTTCTGAAGCAGCGGACCAGCCGATTTGCACCCTGTTAGATAAGCTGCAATACATTCATCCGGCGGATCGCGATCGCTATGAAGCAGCCTTAACAGAAGCACTCTATCAAACCGGGCAGCTTGAGGTTGAGCATCGCCAGATCCTCGCCGACGGATCGATCGTCTGGTTGATGGACAAAGCGCGAGTAATCTACAACGCAGCGGACGAACCCGTGCAGCTCATTGGCGTTGCAACGGACATTACCGAGCGCAAGCAGGTCGAACAAACCCTGCAAAATCGGGAAGATAAACTCAAAAGCTTCATTGATGCCAACGTGATCGGCATTCTGTTCGGCGATCTTCAGGGCAGGATTCTAGACGCTAATGATGAACTTTTGAAGATTGTCGGATATACGCGAGAGGATTTGCGATCGGGAAAACTCCAGTGGGACAAAATTACGCCGCCGGAATATTCATCGCTGGATGCTCTGTATATCGCTGAGGCAACGGAAAAGGGAGCCTGTACACCCTATGAAAAGGAATATATTCGCAAGGATGGAACCCGTGTCCCGGTGCTGGTTGGCTACTCGCTGGTCGGAGAAGCCCGCCAGGAATCCGTTGCCTTTATTCTCGATCTGACAGCGCGCAAACAAACCGAGGAATCCCTGAAAACAACGCTGCAACGCCTGACGCTCCACATTCAAAACACTCCTCTGGCAGTGATTGAGTGGAACCGCAAAATGCAGATCGAACGCTGGTCGCAGGAAGCAGAGCGCATCTTTGGCTGGCGATCGGAGGAGGTGCTGGGCAAAGCGTGGGCTGACCTGGGAGGATTTGTCCATCCGGAGGACGCACCGCAGGTTTATGCTGCTGTACAGGAGTTGGTCAACGGTCAGCGCAGCCGCAATACCAACTGCAATCGAAATTATCGGAAAGACGGCAGTGTTATTTACTGCGAATGGTACGATTCGGCGATCGTAGACGAGTCCGGCAATCTGGAGTCGTTGCTGTCTTTAGTGCTGGACATTAGCGAGCGCAAGCGCATCGAGGACGAACGGATGAAGGTCGAAGCCGAACGGCAGGAAGCAGAAGCCGAACTGCGAGAAAAACAGCGGTTTATTCAGCAAATTGCCGACACCACGCCGGAAATTATCTATGTGCATGATCTGCTACTGCGATCGAACGTCTACATTAATCGGCAAGTTTGGACGCTGCTCGGCTACACGCCAGAAGAAATTCAGGCAATGGGAGCCAATGTGCTGCCCAACCTGATTCACCCGGAAGACTTGCGCGAACTGGAGAATCATCTGGCGAAACTGGCTGCACTCCAGGAAGACGAAGTCGTGGACTGGGAATATCGGATGCAGCACGCCAACGGCGAATGGCGCTGGTTCCTCGGACGGGAAACCCTGTTTCGACGCACCCCAGACGGAAAAGCGCAGCAGGTGCTCGGTATTATTCGCGATGTCACGGATCGTAAACTGGCAGAAGTTGCCCTGCAACAAAGTGAATTCCACTACCGCTATCTGGCGGAATCCATCCCGCAGCTCGTCTGGACAGCTAATCCCCTCGGCGGACTGATCGATGTTAACCAGCGCTGGCTCGACTACACCGGACTCACCCTTGACCAAACTCAGGGAGACGGCTGGACAACCGCAGTTCATCCCGACGATTTGCCCGACCTATTACAGCAGTGGACGATCGCCTGTGAGCAGGCAACCCTCTATCGAGCAGAGTGCCGAATGCGCCGCCAGGACGGTCTGTACCGCTGGCATCTAGTCCAGGCAGTACCGCTGAAGAACGAGCAAAATCAGATCATCAAATGGTTTGGCACCTCTACCGATATCGAAGACCAGAAGCAAATTGAACAGCAGCGCACCCGCCTCTTAGACATGGAGCGCATCGCTCGCTCAAAAGCAGAGGAAGCCAACCGCATCAAAGACGAATTTCTCCGCGTCCTGTCCCACGAACTCCGCACGCCGCTCAACCCGATTCTGGGCTGGTCAAAACTGCTGAAGTCCGGCAGGCTCAGTGCAGAGCAGGCACAGCGAGCCATTGTCACGATCGAGCGCAATGCAAAAATTCAGTTGCAGCTAGTCAACGATTTGATTGATATGTCTGAGATCCTGCGCGGCAAGCTGGATCTCACCCTTCAGCCGATCGATCTGATTCCTGTCATTCAGCAGGCGATCGATCGGGTCAAGTTTGCTGCCGATGCCAAATCCATCCGCCTTCAGTTTCATCCCACCCCAGCGGTCTGCCACACCCTGGGCGACGCCGCCAGACTCCAGCAGGCAATCTGGAATCTACTCAACAACGCCGTTAAATTTACCCCAGAGGGCGGACGGGTTGAGGTAAAGCTTGAGTCGATGAGTGCGCCCGCCTCCCCCACTGCCCACTCCCCACTCCCCACTCCTCATTCACCCATCCACTCATCCACCCATCCACCCCTCTACGCCCACATCACCATCACCGACACTGGAAAGGGCATCCACCCCGACTTTTTGCCCCACTTATTTGAATACTTTCGGCAGCAGGACGGCAGCACGACGCGGCAGTTTGGCGGTTTAGGCATGGGGTTGGCGATCGTGCGTCACATTGTTGAAATGCATGGTGGAACGGTGCTTGTCAGCAGTCCGGGCGAGCATCAGGGAGCGACGTTTACGGTTCGTCTACCGCTGCCGTAG
- a CDS encoding efflux RND transporter periplasmic adaptor subunit produces the protein MTMQLPLIGKVRHPAPWAIGLLAAGLLGTGGITYAVMQRNTGTVDIAAMTVPVESQPLRVRITASGTVQPVQSVNLSPKTSGVLAELLVEQGDRVQQGQVVARMESRSIQAQLTQARARVAQAEARLAAQQAGNRPQEIAQAEARVRQAEAVVNATQARLQLAQDRVARNQQLAAEGAISQDALDEVLSNAANTQATLEQNQASLQEARRNLDLVQSGNRTEDIAAARASLEEARGNLEAVQVQYEDTLIRAPFSGIITQKFATEGAFVTPTTSASEATSATSTAIVALAEGLEVLAEVPEVDVRQLRVGQAVEVQADAFPDQTFQGRVRLIAPEAVVRQNVTSFQVRIELTSGLDRLKSGMNVDTTFLGDQESNAIVVPTVAIVTNNGESGVLVPDDRDQPEFRSVVLGTTVGNQTQILEGIQPGERVFTDIPPDSEWNKPKQQ, from the coding sequence ATGACTATGCAACTTCCTCTGATTGGTAAAGTCCGTCATCCCGCTCCCTGGGCGATCGGGTTACTTGCCGCCGGATTGCTCGGTACAGGCGGAATCACCTATGCCGTGATGCAGCGCAATACTGGAACGGTAGACATCGCCGCGATGACGGTGCCTGTAGAGTCCCAGCCTTTGCGGGTGAGAATTACTGCGAGCGGTACGGTGCAGCCTGTCCAGAGTGTAAACCTGAGTCCCAAAACCTCCGGCGTTCTGGCGGAATTGCTGGTAGAACAGGGCGATCGCGTTCAGCAGGGGCAGGTGGTTGCCCGGATGGAGTCCCGCAGCATTCAGGCACAGTTGACCCAGGCAAGGGCACGGGTGGCACAGGCAGAGGCACGGCTGGCAGCACAGCAGGCTGGCAATCGTCCCCAGGAAATTGCCCAAGCAGAGGCACGAGTCCGTCAGGCAGAAGCGGTGGTCAACGCTACCCAGGCAAGGCTACAGCTGGCACAGGATCGGGTAGCGCGCAATCAACAGCTTGCCGCTGAGGGAGCCATTTCCCAGGATGCGCTGGACGAGGTGCTGAGCAATGCAGCGAATACCCAGGCAACCCTGGAGCAAAACCAGGCAAGCCTTCAGGAAGCCCGCCGTAACCTGGATCTGGTGCAAAGCGGCAACCGGACGGAAGACATTGCGGCTGCCAGAGCCTCGCTAGAGGAAGCCAGGGGCAACCTGGAAGCGGTACAGGTGCAGTACGAAGACACGCTGATTCGCGCCCCCTTTAGCGGCATCATTACCCAGAAGTTTGCGACGGAAGGCGCATTTGTGACGCCCACCACGTCTGCATCGGAAGCAACTTCGGCAACCTCGACGGCGATCGTGGCGTTAGCGGAAGGGCTGGAAGTGCTGGCAGAAGTCCCGGAAGTGGATGTGCGGCAGCTGCGCGTGGGTCAAGCTGTGGAAGTTCAGGCGGATGCCTTTCCCGACCAGACCTTTCAAGGGCGAGTGCGGCTGATTGCACCGGAGGCAGTAGTGCGGCAAAACGTCACCTCTTTCCAGGTGCGAATTGAACTAACCAGCGGTTTAGATCGGCTCAAGTCCGGCATGAACGTCGATACCACCTTCCTGGGCGATCAGGAAAGCAATGCGATCGTGGTTCCCACCGTGGCGATCGTCACCAATAACGGCGAGTCGGGCGTGCTGGTACCGGACGATCGCGATCAGCCGGAGTTTCGATCGGTGGTGCTGGGAACGACCGTGGGCAACCAGACCCAGATTCTGGAAGGCATTCAGCCCGGTGAGCGAGTCTTTACGGATATTCCGCCGGACTCCGAATGGAACAAACCCAAGCAGCAGTAA